The Corynebacterium poyangense genome includes a window with the following:
- a CDS encoding GntP family permease: MDTSWEPTLGAGPLLAIAAGSVALILLLIIVFKLHAFLTLIVVSAATALATGIPVAKIVPTMTEGFGSTLANVALLVGLGAMLGRLVETSGGAKSLAEKMIDIFGENRAPFALGLASLIVGFPIFFDAGLVVMLPVIFAVARRMKGSVLAYGIPAAGAFSVMHVFVPPHPGPIAASEYYHANVGMVLLVGLIIALPTWYLTGYLLGLFLGRKFHLPVPDILSGGPENTEDIKNPAGAGAVIFVILIPMLLIFGNTGMNMAASAGFVNSDSLLPRVLTFLGSTSIALLITTLVALWLLGTRRGEKRSAVERTVEGALGPICSVVLITGAGGMFGGVLRTSGIGDALSDSMSSLHLPVIVGCFIVAAVLRVAQGSATVALTTAAALMAPAVINSGFNDLQIAVIVVATAAGSVIASHVNDSGFWLVGRLMGMDTATTLKTWTVNQTLIAVVGFIFSVLIFALAGVVA, from the coding sequence GTGGATACTTCATGGGAACCTACCCTAGGGGCTGGGCCGCTTTTGGCAATAGCGGCTGGTTCGGTAGCCCTCATTTTGCTGCTCATCATTGTTTTTAAACTGCACGCCTTCCTCACCCTCATAGTGGTGTCGGCAGCAACTGCCCTGGCAACCGGAATACCGGTTGCGAAAATTGTGCCAACAATGACGGAAGGCTTCGGCAGCACCCTAGCTAATGTGGCGCTCCTGGTCGGCCTGGGGGCAATGCTGGGAAGGCTGGTGGAAACCTCCGGTGGGGCAAAATCACTCGCCGAGAAAATGATCGATATTTTTGGTGAAAATCGGGCTCCCTTTGCCTTAGGGCTTGCCTCTCTCATTGTGGGATTCCCCATTTTCTTTGACGCGGGTCTGGTAGTAATGCTGCCAGTGATTTTCGCAGTGGCCCGACGCATGAAAGGCTCAGTGCTGGCCTACGGGATCCCAGCCGCAGGCGCATTCTCCGTGATGCATGTGTTTGTTCCACCTCATCCAGGCCCCATTGCAGCCAGCGAATACTACCACGCCAATGTGGGAATGGTCCTGCTCGTCGGCCTCATTATTGCGCTGCCGACCTGGTACCTCACCGGCTACCTATTGGGTCTATTTCTGGGAAGAAAATTTCACCTTCCAGTACCAGATATTCTCTCCGGGGGGCCAGAAAACACCGAGGACATAAAAAATCCAGCCGGCGCGGGTGCGGTAATCTTCGTCATTCTTATTCCGATGCTGCTGATTTTTGGCAACACGGGAATGAACATGGCTGCCAGCGCGGGATTTGTAAACTCTGATTCTCTTCTTCCTCGTGTCTTAACTTTCCTTGGCTCGACGTCAATAGCTCTCCTCATTACCACGCTTGTGGCGCTATGGTTACTCGGCACTCGGCGAGGAGAAAAACGCAGCGCTGTGGAGCGCACCGTTGAAGGGGCGCTGGGTCCAATTTGCTCGGTGGTGTTGATTACGGGAGCCGGCGGAATGTTTGGCGGTGTGCTGAGAACTTCAGGTATCGGAGATGCTTTGTCGGATTCCATGTCCTCACTGCATCTGCCGGTCATTGTGGGATGTTTCATCGTAGCTGCGGTACTTAGGGTTGCTCAGGGGTCTGCCACCGTTGCTCTGACGACTGCTGCTGCATTAATGGCTCCAGCCGTGATTAACAGTGGGTTTAATGACCTTCAAATTGCCGTGATTGTGGTGGCTACTGCCGCTGGGTCGGTTATTGCTAGCCATGTCAATGACTCGGGATTCTGGCTGGTTGGTCGCCTCATGGGGATGGATACTGCCACCACTTTAAAAACCTGGACCGTCAACCAAACGCTGATCGCTGTGGTGGGATTCATTTTCTCAGTTCTCATCTTTGCTCTCGCTGGGGTGGTTGCCTAG
- a CDS encoding metal ABC transporter substrate-binding protein, giving the protein MLKKKTLALAGVALCGVSALGACATEGVDQGDSKNLNIVASTTQICDYITQILGSEQSEIQLHRTDSQGTSVDLGASDANGAHPAEVDLTCLLAPNATAHEHEMTPQQMNALSRADLFFINGVDLEHFLDSAVESSGFTGKMVATSGLRTSEEKTDPHGAQNKSAEFPFIVEDGAEKVALEKWPFPPEGDEKDGSAFVFDPHVWTSPRNAMIQVRNIGAAMTAAAPDSADTIRNQVDQYLRRLQALDSWARESLNSVPEKNRTLFTSHDAFGYFSREYGINFIGAALSDFSGQQDATAEHIAQAAQSVKDSGAKTLFAENSNNSKSVESVARAAGVRAIIGEDALYGDSLGPADSDGRTYIGSQLHNVVNLVTAWGGKPADIPAQLRDDSPEHVLV; this is encoded by the coding sequence GTGCTAAAAAAGAAAACTCTGGCCTTAGCTGGAGTCGCTTTGTGTGGGGTCAGTGCCCTCGGCGCATGTGCCACGGAAGGGGTAGATCAGGGGGATTCAAAGAACCTGAACATCGTGGCAAGCACAACCCAGATCTGTGACTACATAACGCAAATTCTGGGATCAGAACAAAGCGAAATACAGCTTCATCGAACGGATTCGCAGGGCACGTCCGTCGACCTTGGCGCTAGTGACGCCAACGGCGCGCATCCGGCAGAAGTAGATCTGACCTGTCTGCTTGCTCCCAATGCCACAGCTCACGAGCATGAGATGACGCCTCAGCAGATGAACGCTTTGTCTCGGGCGGACCTTTTCTTTATCAACGGGGTAGATCTGGAACACTTCCTTGATTCCGCGGTAGAATCCTCCGGATTCACCGGAAAAATGGTGGCTACCTCTGGGTTGCGGACGTCAGAGGAAAAGACAGATCCTCACGGTGCGCAGAATAAGAGCGCCGAGTTTCCTTTTATTGTTGAGGACGGGGCAGAAAAAGTTGCTCTAGAAAAGTGGCCCTTCCCGCCAGAAGGCGACGAAAAAGACGGATCGGCTTTCGTCTTTGACCCTCATGTGTGGACTTCGCCGCGTAACGCCATGATTCAGGTCCGCAACATCGGTGCAGCAATGACAGCTGCCGCCCCGGACTCGGCAGACACTATCCGCAACCAGGTAGATCAGTATCTCAGGAGACTTCAGGCCTTAGACAGCTGGGCTCGAGAGTCTCTTAACAGCGTTCCAGAGAAAAACCGCACCCTTTTCACCTCGCATGATGCCTTCGGATACTTCTCTCGAGAATATGGCATCAATTTCATCGGTGCTGCTCTTTCTGATTTTTCTGGCCAGCAAGATGCCACCGCTGAGCACATTGCCCAGGCTGCTCAGAGCGTTAAAGATTCCGGAGCCAAAACCCTGTTCGCGGAAAACTCTAATAATTCGAAGTCGGTGGAATCTGTAGCCAGAGCTGCCGGGGTTCGAGCCATCATCGGCGAGGACGCACTTTATGGGGACTCGCTCGGCCCAGCAGACTCCGACGGTCGCACCTATATTGGCTCCCAGCTCCACAATGTTGTTAACTTAGTAACCGCGTGGGGTGGTAAACCTGCGGACATTCCCGCACAACTTCGCGACGACTCCCCGGAGCACGTCCTTGTCTAG
- a CDS encoding metal ABC transporter ATP-binding protein: MSSPALLFDDVDLSYGRSPVLTGITLSVDPGQALALIGPNGAGKTTLLRSILGTVRCTHGHIRVLGKPVNKVPAGRIGSVPQSADLDLSFPVRVHQVVEMGLYAELGWLGRLRKGHRQRVTEALSRVDLADRATHRFGHLSGGQRQRALLARSIVAHADLILLDEPFNGLDGPNRRALVDTLRSLKQEGVAVVVSTHDMVLAEEVCESTVLLAGRQLAWGPTKAVLADEVFRQAYGRTYVG; the protein is encoded by the coding sequence TTGTCTAGCCCTGCACTGCTTTTTGATGACGTGGACCTAAGCTACGGACGCTCCCCGGTGCTGACCGGAATCACCTTGAGCGTGGACCCCGGTCAGGCACTGGCGTTGATAGGGCCTAATGGTGCTGGAAAAACAACTCTTCTGCGGAGCATTTTAGGAACCGTGCGTTGTACCCACGGCCACATCCGAGTGCTGGGCAAGCCGGTTAACAAGGTGCCAGCGGGAAGAATCGGATCCGTACCGCAAAGCGCTGACCTTGACTTATCCTTCCCCGTGCGGGTGCACCAGGTTGTTGAGATGGGGCTCTATGCGGAACTCGGATGGCTAGGGCGGTTGAGGAAGGGTCACCGTCAGCGAGTCACTGAGGCATTGTCCAGGGTAGATCTTGCAGATCGAGCAACTCATCGTTTTGGGCACCTCTCCGGTGGGCAAAGACAGCGGGCGCTGTTGGCTCGATCTATCGTTGCCCACGCTGACTTGATTTTGTTAGATGAACCCTTCAATGGGCTCGACGGCCCCAATAGAAGAGCCCTAGTAGATACACTTCGCTCCCTGAAACAGGAGGGGGTTGCTGTCGTCGTTTCTACCCATGACATGGTGTTGGCAGAGGAAGTATGCGAATCCACGGTTTTACTTGCCGGACGCCAACTTGCTTGGGGCCCCACCAAAGCCGTCCTGGCTGATGAAGTGTTTCGACAGGCCTACGGGAGGACATATGTGGGATGA
- a CDS encoding metal ABC transporter permease, which translates to MFRAATMLAVLGVVGGIVGVLVNLRSAEFHAEATVHGIFPGIVVGSLWGGVDAIIPGAAIAAIAVVVALSIISRHHNTESGTAIILTSFYALGMVISLRHKDMSGQLEALMFGRLLDINDERLFQAVLVCLLAVVIVVVSWRQQIFFAFDRWGAQSAGLHAAVIDSLRNTAIAAVVVAASSAIGVLLVIGYIIIPGAAARLMCSTVATMVLGSVTLGVLGGWLGLGLMSLHLSHPISPQASVALSLCLLYAVVYFFHRLKQEVIT; encoded by the coding sequence ATGTTTCGCGCAGCAACAATGCTGGCAGTCTTAGGCGTAGTCGGTGGGATAGTTGGGGTACTTGTCAATCTTCGATCAGCGGAATTTCACGCAGAAGCCACAGTTCACGGCATATTCCCCGGAATTGTAGTGGGTTCGCTCTGGGGTGGGGTTGATGCCATTATCCCCGGTGCAGCAATAGCAGCTATCGCGGTTGTGGTGGCTCTCAGCATAATCAGCCGACACCACAATACGGAGTCTGGAACAGCCATCATACTCACCTCCTTTTACGCCCTTGGCATGGTGATTTCTCTACGACATAAAGACATGTCCGGGCAATTGGAAGCCCTGATGTTTGGTCGCCTTCTTGACATCAATGATGAGCGTCTTTTCCAAGCCGTCCTGGTTTGTCTCCTGGCCGTGGTTATTGTTGTGGTGTCGTGGAGACAACAAATATTCTTTGCTTTTGATCGATGGGGAGCTCAATCAGCTGGCCTTCATGCAGCCGTTATTGACAGCCTGAGGAATACCGCTATCGCAGCGGTGGTGGTGGCAGCGTCCTCAGCTATCGGTGTGCTCTTAGTGATTGGCTATATCATTATCCCAGGGGCAGCAGCGAGGTTGATGTGTTCCACGGTAGCGACCATGGTCCTAGGATCCGTCACCCTGGGGGTTCTCGGGGGCTGGCTGGGCTTAGGCCTCATGTCCCTTCATCTTTCCCACCCCATCTCGCCGCAGGCTTCGGTGGCACTGTCCCTCTGTCTTCTCTACGCCGTGGTGTATTTCTTCCACCGGCTAAAGCAGGAGGTGATCACTTAA
- a CDS encoding metal ABC transporter permease encodes MVNILVLPVLEITVVGVLSGLVGVFAVLNRRVFFSESITHGTFPGAVLGVVVGNTFFELGHHGLSLTLMIGALAMCVPLSWLMHRLAIVPGISAQSAAGTVLTLGFALGYFLSTWFKPLPLKIENFLAGSLLNANLMDLGVASAVLSGAVLVVAVHGKFLIFHCFDPGGFRAAGHRSARAESMILSLICLTSVAVIPAVGTILSIALLVAPAAGLLPLCASARMLLITAPLAGAGIGVSGLALAVVMDLSAGGTIAVIAGIFYLFCLLLAKRQRN; translated from the coding sequence ATGGTGAACATTCTTGTTCTTCCCGTCTTGGAAATTACTGTGGTGGGTGTGCTCTCTGGCCTCGTCGGGGTTTTCGCTGTGCTGAATAGACGAGTCTTTTTTAGTGAATCCATTACACACGGCACATTTCCCGGCGCAGTTCTCGGCGTCGTTGTGGGTAATACTTTCTTTGAGCTAGGGCACCACGGGCTGTCTCTGACCTTGATGATCGGGGCCTTAGCAATGTGTGTTCCCTTGAGCTGGTTAATGCACCGGCTCGCTATAGTTCCAGGGATATCTGCACAATCAGCAGCTGGGACCGTTTTGACCTTGGGATTTGCCTTAGGCTATTTCCTTAGCACCTGGTTTAAGCCCTTACCTTTAAAAATTGAGAACTTCTTAGCTGGATCACTGCTCAACGCCAATCTTATGGACCTTGGCGTAGCAAGTGCCGTGCTTAGTGGGGCGGTGCTCGTGGTGGCTGTGCACGGGAAATTCCTGATTTTCCATTGTTTTGATCCAGGTGGTTTCCGTGCGGCAGGGCACCGTTCGGCGCGCGCAGAAAGCATGATTTTATCTCTGATATGTTTGACCTCGGTTGCCGTCATCCCTGCGGTGGGAACTATTCTGTCCATCGCTTTATTAGTGGCTCCCGCTGCCGGTTTGCTTCCCTTGTGTGCATCTGCTCGTATGTTGTTGATCACCGCTCCATTGGCGGGGGCGGGAATTGGGGTCAGCGGTTTAGCTCTTGCAGTTGTTATGGATTTGTCCGCCGGCGGCACCATCGCCGTCATAGCTGGGATTTTCTATCTCTTTTGTCTCCTCCTCGCGAAGAGACAGAGAAACTAA
- a CDS encoding metal-dependent transcriptional regulator: MHVTDLPDKTQDYLKTIWSMCEETGKPATLGAVASRLEQKNSTASEAIKRLSESGMVNHERYAGITLTERGQELALAMVRRHRLLETFLVTVLGYTWDEVHDEADILEHGITDRLLSRIDSYLGHPTKDPHGDPIPQEDGSLGEIVTENLNTVAAGETVTVERIADHDPELLRYLADHAIVPGAEIQVVSGPTAGLMMLQVGAETVPVAESGLNDIFISR, from the coding sequence ATGCACGTTACCGACCTTCCGGATAAAACACAGGACTATCTCAAAACTATTTGGAGTATGTGTGAGGAAACTGGAAAGCCGGCTACGTTGGGCGCGGTAGCAAGCCGTTTAGAGCAAAAGAATTCCACGGCTTCTGAAGCGATTAAACGCCTATCAGAAAGTGGGATGGTCAACCATGAACGGTACGCGGGGATCACCTTAACGGAACGCGGCCAAGAACTTGCCCTCGCCATGGTTCGTCGGCATCGTCTTTTGGAGACATTCCTGGTCACTGTGTTGGGTTACACCTGGGATGAAGTGCATGACGAAGCCGATATTTTGGAGCATGGGATTACTGATCGACTGCTATCCCGGATTGATAGTTACTTGGGACACCCCACAAAAGACCCTCACGGGGATCCCATCCCGCAGGAAGATGGCAGTTTAGGGGAGATAGTGACGGAAAACCTCAACACGGTGGCAGCGGGGGAGACAGTGACTGTGGAGCGTATTGCCGATCATGATCCTGAACTTCTTCGTTATCTCGCAGACCACGCCATTGTTCCCGGCGCCGAGATTCAGGTGGTATCTGGCCCGACGGCAGGTTTGATGATGCTTCAGGTTGGCGCAGAGACTGTGCCGGTAGCCGAATCTGGCTTGAACGATATTTTTATCAGCCGCTGA
- a CDS encoding tRNA (cytidine(34)-2'-O)-methyltransferase yields MTAEILHVIFDNPVIPPNTGNAIRMCAGTGAHLHLVEPLGFVLSDKHLRRAGLDYHDLAHVTVHPDLDTCFSAIPHSRVFAFTTQAPTWHTTISYQPGDALLFGTEPTGLPASHLAHPRITQELRIPMLPGRRSMNLSNSAAVATYEAWRQLGFSGGQ; encoded by the coding sequence GTGACTGCTGAGATTCTTCACGTAATTTTCGATAACCCAGTCATCCCGCCGAACACCGGCAATGCCATTAGGATGTGCGCGGGGACCGGAGCACACCTGCACCTAGTAGAACCCTTGGGGTTTGTGCTTAGTGACAAGCACCTTCGCCGCGCCGGGCTTGATTATCACGACCTAGCCCATGTCACTGTCCACCCAGACTTAGACACGTGCTTTTCCGCGATCCCCCACTCCCGCGTATTTGCCTTCACCACCCAAGCTCCTACTTGGCACACCACCATTAGCTACCAACCTGGAGATGCGTTACTTTTTGGTACTGAGCCCACCGGCCTACCAGCCTCACATCTAGCACACCCCAGAATTACTCAAGAGCTCAGAATCCCTATGCTGCCTGGACGACGCTCCATGAACCTCTCCAACTCAGCAGCAGTAGCGACGTATGAGGCGTGGCGTCAACTAGGGTTTAGCGGCGGCCAGTAA
- a CDS encoding bifunctional methylenetetrahydrofolate dehydrogenase/methenyltetrahydrofolate cyclohydrolase translates to MTAIKLDGKLYRQEIFEDLRQRVAALKEQGVTPGLATVLVGDDPGSHSYVKMKHRDCEEIGITSIRRDLPGNISQEELHQVIDELNEDPACTGYIVQLPLPKHLDENAVLERIDPDKDADGLHPVNLGKLVLNEPAPLPCTPNGCIHLLRRFGVELDGAKVVVIGRGVTVGRPIGLLLTRRSENSTVTLCHTGTKDLAAETRTADVIIAAAGRAHMITADMVKPGAAVLDVGVSRVDGKLCGDVHPDVWDVAGAVSPNPGGVGPMTRTFLVRNIVERAERLANEA, encoded by the coding sequence ATGACTGCGATCAAGCTCGACGGAAAACTCTATCGCCAAGAAATCTTCGAGGATTTACGTCAACGGGTAGCTGCCTTAAAAGAACAAGGCGTGACCCCTGGGCTAGCTACCGTCTTGGTAGGTGATGATCCAGGAAGCCACTCCTATGTGAAAATGAAGCACCGGGACTGCGAGGAAATCGGGATCACCTCTATTCGACGGGATTTACCAGGCAATATCAGCCAAGAAGAACTTCATCAAGTTATTGATGAATTAAATGAGGATCCTGCGTGTACTGGTTATATCGTGCAACTTCCTCTCCCCAAGCACCTGGACGAAAACGCGGTTTTAGAAAGAATTGACCCAGATAAGGATGCGGATGGACTCCATCCGGTTAATTTGGGAAAGCTGGTCCTGAATGAGCCCGCACCCTTACCGTGTACGCCTAATGGCTGTATTCATTTGCTGCGACGCTTCGGAGTGGAACTCGATGGCGCAAAAGTGGTGGTTATTGGGCGCGGAGTAACCGTCGGGCGTCCGATCGGTTTGCTTCTGACTCGGCGTTCAGAAAACTCTACGGTGACGTTGTGCCACACCGGAACGAAGGATCTTGCTGCTGAGACGCGGACAGCTGATGTCATTATCGCGGCTGCGGGTCGGGCCCATATGATCACTGCGGATATGGTCAAACCAGGTGCCGCGGTGCTGGATGTGGGGGTATCTCGGGTTGATGGGAAACTGTGCGGTGATGTCCACCCTGACGTCTGGGATGTCGCTGGAGCAGTATCCCCCAACCCCGGTGGGGTAGGTCCCATGACGCGCACATTCTTGGTGCGAAATATTGTCGAACGGGCAGAGCGGCTAGCGAATGAGGCTTAA
- a CDS encoding DUF3017 domain-containing protein, which yields MRLKPIPPGLSLDNPHDRKLPPSRVPRAIQYLGIALFLLGIALASVFALSDHWRRATFTLGASMLWLAVLRLGCDSRNLGVLSVRSRKFDTAFCCCFGGAMVFLSASVDALGS from the coding sequence ATGAGGCTTAAACCCATTCCGCCGGGATTAAGCCTGGATAATCCCCATGATCGGAAACTACCTCCCTCGAGGGTTCCTCGCGCCATCCAATACCTCGGAATTGCGCTTTTCTTGCTCGGAATAGCTCTAGCTAGTGTTTTTGCCCTCAGCGATCACTGGCGACGAGCCACTTTTACTCTCGGCGCATCTATGCTGTGGCTCGCTGTGCTAAGACTAGGCTGTGACTCTCGAAACCTAGGGGTACTTTCCGTTCGCTCCCGGAAATTTGACACCGCCTTTTGCTGCTGCTTCGGCGGCGCCATGGTTTTTCTTTCGGCTTCGGTCGACGCCCTGGGTAGCTAG
- the metX gene encoding homoserine O-acetyltransferase MetX — MSRLVAPGELGVVNIGTLRTEAGAIIPDARIAYRRWGKLHGLDSGRTNIILVEHSLTSGPDVDEWWPGLIGPGLALDTNKYCVVCTNSIGGCHGSTGPSSPHPEGGYWGSRFPGISIRDQVTAEIAFLDALGIEGVHAVIGGSMGGARALEWAAMYPERLSAAAIIAVSARASAWQIGIQAAQIDAIEGDPHWHGGNYYGTGQQPREGLATARRIAHLTYRGELELDERFGVEAQEGENPLGPVRDPQQRFAIESYLDYQARKLTSRFDAGSYVTLTDALNRHNIGRGRGGLNRALATIQVPCFVVGVDTDILYPYHQQEHLSRNLGNVLGMARISSPVGHDAFLAEFRQMNRIIRRFITLASAATLPEPGSHFS, encoded by the coding sequence ATGAGCCGCCTGGTCGCTCCCGGAGAACTCGGGGTAGTCAACATTGGGACTTTGCGTACTGAAGCAGGCGCAATAATCCCCGATGCACGCATCGCGTATCGCCGATGGGGGAAACTGCATGGACTTGATTCCGGGCGCACCAATATCATTCTGGTAGAACATTCCCTAACCAGTGGACCGGACGTCGATGAATGGTGGCCAGGACTCATCGGCCCAGGTCTAGCCCTAGATACCAATAAGTATTGCGTGGTGTGCACTAATTCCATCGGTGGATGCCATGGCTCAACCGGGCCATCAAGTCCCCACCCCGAGGGCGGGTACTGGGGATCTCGGTTTCCCGGTATCTCTATCCGCGATCAAGTCACCGCTGAGATTGCATTCCTCGACGCCTTAGGCATTGAGGGGGTTCATGCCGTCATTGGTGGTTCCATGGGCGGAGCCCGCGCCCTGGAATGGGCAGCAATGTACCCGGAACGCCTCTCTGCCGCGGCCATCATTGCTGTTTCAGCTCGCGCTAGTGCCTGGCAGATCGGGATTCAAGCAGCCCAGATTGATGCCATCGAAGGAGACCCGCACTGGCATGGTGGTAACTACTATGGCACAGGTCAGCAGCCCCGCGAGGGGTTAGCTACCGCCCGACGTATAGCGCATCTGACCTACCGCGGAGAGCTGGAACTCGATGAACGCTTTGGCGTAGAAGCCCAGGAAGGAGAAAACCCCCTGGGCCCAGTGCGGGATCCACAACAGCGCTTTGCCATTGAAAGCTACCTTGACTATCAAGCCCGGAAACTGACCTCGCGCTTTGATGCCGGTTCCTATGTCACCCTCACCGATGCCCTTAATCGGCACAATATTGGCCGAGGTCGCGGAGGGTTGAATCGAGCTTTAGCTACTATCCAAGTTCCTTGTTTTGTTGTCGGAGTAGACACGGATATTTTGTACCCCTACCACCAACAAGAACATCTTTCCCGAAATCTCGGCAATGTATTAGGCATGGCTCGGATTAGTTCTCCGGTAGGGCACGATGCTTTTCTTGCCGAGTTTCGCCAAATGAACCGAATTATCCGTCGGTTCATCACCCTCGCCTCAGCTGCCACACTCCCGGAGCCAGGCTCCCATTTTTCCTAG
- a CDS encoding O-acetylhomoserine/O-acetylserine sulfhydrylase yields the protein MPKYDNSQATEWNFATRAIHAGQPVDSETSARNLPIYMTTSYVFDSAEHAAQRFNLSDPGPIYTRLTNPTQDVLENRLASLEGGVAALAFASGQAAETAAILNLAAQGDHIIASPRLYGGTTTLFEVTLPRLGIDVSFVDNPDDPESWQAAVQDNTKAFYAESFANPQADILDVPVVAEVAHRNQVPLIVDNTIATAAVLRPLELGADIVVNSLTKFYGGSGSALGGAIIDGGKFDWTVQREGKDVFPGFTQPDPAYHGLRYADLGAPAFAVKARAGLLRDTGAAISPFNAWLIVQGLDTLPLRIERHNENALKVAEFLDNHPLVTKVQFAGLPSSPWYSVKEKLGLRYTGSVLSFDLKGGREEAWTFIDALKLHSNLANIGDTRSLVVHPASTTHSQSTEEGLARAGVSQATIRLSVGLEHIDDIIADLQTGFDAL from the coding sequence ATGCCCAAGTATGACAATTCTCAAGCGACAGAGTGGAATTTCGCAACCCGCGCTATCCATGCTGGCCAACCGGTAGATTCCGAGACAAGTGCCCGTAATCTCCCGATTTATATGACGACCTCCTACGTCTTTGATTCCGCTGAACACGCGGCCCAACGTTTTAATCTTTCTGATCCGGGCCCCATCTACACCCGACTAACCAACCCGACCCAAGATGTTTTAGAAAACCGCCTGGCTTCCTTAGAAGGAGGGGTAGCTGCGCTAGCGTTTGCTTCTGGGCAAGCTGCAGAGACCGCAGCTATTTTGAACCTCGCCGCGCAGGGCGACCACATCATCGCGTCTCCCCGACTGTATGGAGGAACCACTACTCTCTTTGAGGTCACCCTACCTCGGCTAGGCATTGACGTTAGTTTTGTCGACAATCCCGACGACCCCGAATCATGGCAAGCTGCAGTACAGGACAACACTAAAGCTTTTTATGCAGAATCTTTTGCTAACCCGCAGGCGGATATTTTAGACGTTCCGGTTGTTGCGGAGGTCGCTCACCGTAATCAGGTTCCCTTGATTGTGGATAACACCATTGCGACCGCAGCAGTCTTGCGCCCCTTGGAACTAGGTGCCGATATCGTGGTGAATTCACTAACGAAGTTCTATGGGGGAAGTGGCTCGGCTCTTGGTGGGGCCATTATTGACGGTGGGAAATTTGATTGGACCGTGCAGCGCGAAGGTAAAGATGTCTTCCCCGGTTTCACCCAACCCGACCCGGCTTATCATGGCCTTCGCTACGCAGATCTAGGGGCGCCAGCGTTTGCTGTGAAGGCTCGCGCCGGACTTCTGCGCGATACCGGTGCCGCCATTTCTCCTTTTAACGCCTGGCTGATAGTGCAGGGTTTGGACACTTTGCCGCTGCGGATTGAACGCCATAATGAAAACGCTTTGAAGGTGGCAGAGTTTCTCGACAATCATCCGCTGGTGACCAAGGTTCAGTTTGCGGGCCTACCCTCCTCACCCTGGTATTCGGTGAAGGAAAAACTCGGGTTGCGTTATACCGGTTCAGTGCTGTCCTTTGATCTTAAGGGCGGGCGTGAGGAAGCGTGGACTTTCATTGACGCACTCAAGTTGCATTCCAATCTGGCCAATATTGGCGATACCCGGTCCTTAGTGGTCCATCCGGCATCGACAACGCACTCCCAATCCACTGAAGAGGGGTTAGCGCGAGCAGGCGTTAGCCAGGCCACCATTCGGCTGTCCGTCGGACTAGAACATATTGATGATATTATTGCGGATCTTCAAACGGGGTTCGACGCACTATGA